The proteins below are encoded in one region of Bremerella sp. P1:
- a CDS encoding GGDEF domain-containing protein, whose translation MFLFLLLMIGANLLIGFCAAVRVRQLIQSQPSIVAVETEEVFLNDFENQAAADENTDAAKPEQPQPEAEEVIPYEYLSALEEESVVANSLVEASAQVLRLEVGKYRARLIEIENKLRETWYQPTEDALHEIAEQLDTVNIDWLDKQAEAAQHLDNSQSGLGAYSDIGSRLCDTLFEQTAQIETTLSNLQQIDFQDNLNDVCRKLVLEIARLVDLCHDLRDKMTETIVTVLRAEKRLGTVDKGMKFDSLTGLKNRTGLECQIFEWWRDDIRRERALSLAAVDIDEFRKLNERLGTEVGDMVIGSVGKYLADCMRTERGFEYAMRLEGQRFMLFFGDVGPRGATSAVERIRQTIDGTFFEYDGEELEISVSAGVTEAKPDDTVPKLFTRAITSLRTAKKNGRNRTFIDEGQGPKPIDPPTYQIRDKVITIGK comes from the coding sequence ATGTTTCTGTTTCTGCTGCTGATGATTGGAGCCAATCTGTTGATCGGATTCTGCGCCGCCGTGCGCGTCCGTCAGTTGATCCAAAGCCAACCTTCCATCGTCGCAGTCGAGACCGAAGAAGTCTTTCTCAACGATTTCGAGAACCAGGCGGCTGCTGACGAGAACACCGATGCAGCCAAGCCAGAGCAACCGCAGCCGGAAGCCGAAGAAGTCATCCCATACGAATACCTTTCCGCCCTGGAAGAAGAGTCCGTCGTCGCCAACAGCCTGGTCGAAGCGTCAGCCCAAGTTCTTCGCCTGGAAGTCGGCAAGTATCGAGCTCGGCTGATCGAAATTGAGAACAAGCTTCGCGAGACGTGGTACCAACCGACCGAAGATGCCCTGCACGAAATTGCCGAGCAGCTGGATACGGTCAACATCGATTGGCTCGACAAACAAGCAGAAGCCGCCCAGCACCTGGACAACAGCCAGTCAGGCCTCGGTGCCTATAGCGATATCGGCAGCCGTCTCTGCGATACGCTGTTCGAGCAAACGGCCCAAATCGAAACCACGCTTAGCAACCTGCAGCAGATCGATTTCCAAGACAACCTGAACGATGTATGTCGCAAGCTGGTATTGGAAATCGCTCGACTGGTCGATCTATGCCATGATCTGCGTGACAAGATGACCGAAACGATCGTCACCGTCTTGCGAGCCGAGAAGCGCCTGGGCACGGTCGACAAAGGCATGAAGTTCGACTCGCTAACTGGCTTGAAGAATCGCACAGGCCTTGAATGCCAGATCTTTGAGTGGTGGCGAGATGACATTCGTCGAGAACGCGCGTTGAGCCTTGCCGCGGTCGACATCGACGAGTTTCGCAAGTTAAACGAACGCCTCGGGACGGAAGTGGGTGACATGGTCATCGGCTCGGTCGGGAAATACCTTGCCGACTGCATGCGAACAGAACGCGGCTTTGAATATGCCATGCGTCTGGAAGGTCAACGATTCATGCTCTTCTTCGGCGATGTCGGCCCTCGCGGGGCAACCAGCGCCGTTGAACGTATTCGTCAGACAATTGACGGAACGTTCTTTGAGTACGATGGCGAAGAACTCGAAATCAGCGTCAGTGCCGGCGTCACGGAAGCTAAGCCTGACGATACCGTCCCTAAGCTGTTCACGCGAGCGATCACGTCCTTGCGGACGGCGAAAAAGAATGGCCGCAATCGCACGTTCATCGACGAAGGCCAGGGCCCCAAGCCAATCGATCCGCCGACCTATCAGATTCGCGACAAGGTCATTACGATCGGCAAGTAG
- the prmC gene encoding peptide chain release factor N(5)-glutamine methyltransferase, which yields MSTAEPWTIGRLLNWTTEYLESKGSEEARLEAQLMLGHALSCPKIQLYARFEEVVDEEKRAKFRELVKQRAAGKPVAYVLGTSEFYSMEFMVTPDVLIPRPETEHLVIETLDLLKGRSADQSVSILDIGTGSGIIAVTIAKQLKHTSLLATDISDKALAVAKLNAEKHGVSERLEFAVGDLFQAVPSGSRFDVIVSNPPYIAQSERPLMDAHVIEHEPHVALFAEEEGTAVLKRILEEAAGYLKPDGWLLLEFSPMVAKRVAEMAEATGFYEKVSIGKDLAKLDRYLIAKKAA from the coding sequence ATGTCGACTGCCGAACCATGGACGATTGGCCGTCTCTTGAATTGGACGACGGAGTACCTGGAATCGAAGGGTAGCGAAGAGGCTCGGCTCGAAGCTCAACTGATGCTAGGCCATGCCCTGAGTTGTCCCAAGATTCAGCTCTATGCCCGGTTCGAGGAAGTCGTAGACGAAGAAAAGCGTGCAAAGTTTCGAGAACTGGTCAAGCAGCGAGCCGCCGGCAAACCGGTCGCCTATGTGCTGGGGACCAGTGAGTTCTACTCGATGGAATTCATGGTCACGCCGGACGTTCTCATTCCGCGGCCTGAGACCGAGCACCTGGTGATCGAAACGCTTGATCTTCTCAAGGGGCGTTCGGCCGATCAGTCGGTCAGCATTCTCGATATCGGAACCGGTAGCGGGATCATCGCGGTCACCATTGCCAAACAGCTTAAGCACACAAGTTTGCTGGCAACCGACATCAGTGACAAGGCGTTGGCCGTCGCGAAGCTAAATGCCGAGAAACACGGCGTGAGCGAGCGACTCGAGTTTGCCGTCGGCGATCTGTTCCAGGCGGTGCCCAGTGGTTCCCGGTTTGATGTCATCGTCAGCAATCCGCCCTACATCGCCCAATCGGAACGGCCCTTGATGGATGCCCATGTGATCGAGCATGAGCCGCACGTTGCTTTGTTCGCTGAAGAGGAAGGCACCGCCGTTCTCAAGCGAATCTTGGAAGAAGCTGCCGGCTATCTGAAGCCCGATGGATGGCTGCTGTTGGAATTCAGTCCAATGGTTGCTAAACGCGTTGCCGAGATGGCCGAAGCGACCGGGTTCTACGAGAAGGTATCGATTGGTAAAGACCTGGCGAAGCTCGATCGATATTTGATTGCCAAGAAGGCCGCTTAA
- the prfA gene encoding peptide chain release factor 1, which produces MREILEEKLARFEFLEKQMSDPDVLSNSSQMASVAREHGSLARTATRYRQFKDVVREIEDARELMEGDDAEMAELAEADLVDLKAKREKIWRDLLDMTIGGEDADRDKIVLEIRGGTGGDEAALFARDLYEMYKRFAESKKWKYEIMESNPTELGGFKEVIISVHGEGAYREMQYESGGHRVQRVPETETKGRVHTSAATVAVMAEPEEVEFDLSPDSYTVERYAASSGPGGQHVNKTASAVRLIHQETGIIVQCCEERSQHKNLDRALRLLKTKLYDSQREKEAKERADERKSLVGSGDRSQRIRTYNFPENRITDHRINLTLYKLDQVMAGHLQPVIDALIDHDREQLRGEMGDLD; this is translated from the coding sequence ATGCGCGAGATTTTGGAAGAAAAGCTTGCTCGCTTCGAGTTTCTCGAAAAGCAAATGAGCGATCCGGACGTGTTGTCGAACTCGTCCCAAATGGCCAGCGTTGCCCGCGAACACGGTTCGTTGGCTCGTACCGCCACGCGCTATCGTCAGTTCAAGGACGTGGTTCGAGAGATCGAAGATGCTCGGGAACTGATGGAAGGGGACGATGCCGAGATGGCCGAATTGGCCGAAGCGGATCTCGTCGACCTCAAGGCAAAGCGAGAGAAAATCTGGCGCGACCTCTTGGACATGACCATCGGTGGCGAGGATGCTGACCGCGATAAGATTGTCCTGGAAATTCGCGGTGGTACCGGCGGTGACGAGGCAGCCCTCTTCGCTCGCGACTTGTATGAAATGTACAAGCGTTTCGCCGAATCCAAGAAGTGGAAATACGAGATCATGGAGTCCAACCCGACCGAGTTGGGCGGGTTCAAGGAAGTGATCATTTCGGTCCACGGCGAAGGTGCCTACCGCGAGATGCAATACGAAAGTGGCGGCCACCGCGTCCAACGCGTTCCGGAAACGGAAACCAAGGGCCGCGTGCACACCTCGGCGGCAACCGTCGCCGTGATGGCCGAACCGGAAGAAGTGGAATTCGATCTCAGCCCCGATAGCTACACGGTCGAGCGTTACGCGGCCAGTAGCGGTCCCGGCGGGCAGCATGTTAATAAGACGGCATCCGCCGTGCGTCTGATTCACCAGGAAACAGGCATCATCGTTCAGTGCTGTGAAGAACGAAGTCAGCACAAGAACCTGGATCGAGCTCTGCGTCTGTTGAAGACGAAGCTGTACGATAGCCAGCGTGAGAAGGAAGCCAAGGAACGTGCTGACGAGCGGAAGAGCCTCGTCGGGTCTGGTGACCGAAGTCAGCGTATCCGCACGTACAACTTCCCGGAAAACCGCATTACCGACCACCGTATCAATTTGACGTTATATAAGCTCGATCAGGTGATGGCCGGTCATTTGCAGCCAGTCATCGACGCGCTGATCGATCACGATCGTGAGCAGCTTCGTGGCGAGATGGGAGATCTCGACTAA
- the rpmE gene encoding 50S ribosomal protein L31 — protein MKENIHPKYNETVVKCGCGNSFTTRSTRKEIVVDVCNVCHPFYSGKERFVDSGGRIEKFKNKFAGNYASLSKKKKK, from the coding sequence ATGAAAGAAAACATCCATCCCAAATACAACGAAACCGTAGTGAAATGCGGTTGTGGCAACTCGTTCACCACGCGAAGCACCCGCAAGGAAATCGTGGTCGACGTTTGTAACGTGTGCCACCCTTTCTACTCCGGTAAGGAACGCTTCGTCGACTCGGGCGGCCGTATCGAGAAGTTCAAGAACAAGTTCGCCGGCAACTACGCAAGTCTGTCGAAGAAAAAGAAGAAGTAG